One Salvia splendens isolate huo1 chromosome 1, SspV2, whole genome shotgun sequence genomic window, GTTCACACCATATTTTATGAGTATATATTTCTTTTTATCATTTATGAAGGTGAAACTAACtagtaaaattaattaatttaattactttgaTTGATGTCTTAATTAATGTTTAATATCCAGTCATCTCCTCAATTACCAATGCCATATATCGTTCGTGCTGAAAATGTGAAAACAACATCAATTAATTGGTTAATATCCGCTAATACAAAATTATACTTaatctatttttgaaaaaaatgatgaaaatttggaCGAGAGAAATGAGATTCCCCCTGAAAAACAAAAATTTTCTCCTTGAAATAATATAACCTCTTTTGTCCACACATGATTTAAAATGTGTGTTCTCCAGCCAGGTTTACCAAgaatttttgtttgtttatacCAAACCGAGTAAAATAAAGCAATAAATTGGGTGAATTAAAGAAGAATGACCTATTTCATCGAAATCACACAGAAAATGCATTGAAGAAACGTTAGCGCTTATTTGGATGATATAATCATTTGACTTCTATACTACTTTCCAATGTGAGTATGAACGTATTAAATGCAATTTtccattcaaatttaattattagtaaATGAGTAAATGCAAATTTCCATTCAAATTTATTAGTAAATGAGTAAATGCAAAAACTTTTATGGTGGAAACTAGATATTGTGATTTAATTTCCTTCTCgtttaataatattaaacaacaaaattaattactccctccgtcccagataatttgtctcactttgaccggggacgggtttaagaaatataatgaaaagtgagttgaaaaagttagtggaatgtgagtcctacttttatatatctGTTTTATAACAAaaggtgagtagaaatgagttagtggaatataggtctattaccaaaaatagtaaaaagtgaaatgagacggactgaaatagaaaaatgagacaaattatctgggacggagggagtacaatccTACAATCGACAGAAATTAATAGTTATTGCCTTAGAATTGAAACGAAATTACACTGTAGAAATTAATATTACTCCTGTTGGGATATAATCAAATCTTAGCCAagaattgtaaaataaaattaatagcatccacaaccgtgctcttgccaacgagcacagttgttggcccggccccactttttttgcctgctcttaggcaagagcacaacacccacagccgtGCTCTTGCGCAAGGATGAGCACAAGGgccccaccattctattattcaatttgaataaaaacatttccataaaattaaaatgcattaaaaatatccgcaataatattacaaattacaaataaaataaaaattacataattaaaatcctaaaatttaaaaagtacgtaattaaaatcctaaaaataaaaaattacataattaaattcataagtgaccgaatttcgtccaaatggatgatgaatgtgtgtatttatagatggttttgggattaaattttttaaaaaaaaaattcaaaaaaatggtaataaaacgagtatatttttgggaatccaaaattttttttatttttatttttggtattattttcgattttttttttaaaaaaaagataaaaagaaaatgccaacggccaatagaaacacgctacgtcgccctgctcgctggcatgGACGtgcttgccagcggcaagagcgcagcggcggacaagcgtgtccttgccagcggcaaggaccgACGGAGAGCTTGTgctcaccgttgcagatgctctaacgTCAAGGCTGAGatggaaaagaaaagagtgaacAAAAACTTGGAAATTTAAAATGGATGAAGCACATAAAGAATAGAGAAAGACAACCTAGCCAaatgatcatatttcaaaatactAGAACATAATATTTATGTTTGTTTATTAACTTTATAACATAAAATACCATTGTTTTCATGACTAAAACAATGACTGTTTGGCTAGCTCTTGAGCACTAATAAATGTGCCATGGAAACCATATGGCACTCGCGATGGAATCTTGACTGAAGCAACTTGAGTCATTGTTGAAGCTTTCAAAATCACTAACTCAgacttttctctctcctcatcTCTCAAGAAACTCATCAAAAACCCTTCTTCCTCGTCCTCGTCCTCATCCTCGTTTGGCACAAAACACACTTCGCCCCCAAACTTTCGACTCCCATACAAGTACTTGGCCACGTCCCCCGTGTCCAAGTCGACCTTAGCAATGCCGCTACATTTAGGCCATGGCTCCGCAATAGCTAAGTATACGTAACGAGTTCTTTTACCCAAATGGTGCTTATCAACTTGCCCGCCCTCCAAATTTATACCAGAAACGATAACCCTTCTAGTCGACCTACCCGTATCCAAATTCAATCGTACCTCGGATAATTCAGCCTTCAATGGATTATTGCTATCGGAAAAATATAGAGATTCCATTGGTGTCAAACACGAATTTATAACAACGATGACCCTGTGCCCGTGATCATCGACTTCCTCCCAAGCATTCCAGATATGAAAACAGAAACAATCAGGTACATCAATCCATTGTATCATAGATTCGTGGTTGGCAATCTTTGACATGACACCGAATCTGGAGACTTTATCAGGGTCGTGGACCACTGGCAATCCACCCTGGATCATCTCAGATAGTTTGAAAACCATCTGATGATCAGGGATGACCACATGACTTTGCGTCATCGCAAAGTCATGAATCATGGTCGGCTGTTGGAGGGAAATCCCCACCTCACgtgtcattttgccatttttgtcgaattttaagaatttaagGTGGGGCTGCGAAATTACGTTGTAGCTCAGTGAGTATAGATCCCCTGTGGCGGGGTCCACCTTAGGATGGGCAATCATGGAATTTCTCAATTGCCCATCGAAATCATACCGTCCGGTCGTCTCCAGATCGCCGTCCGGCCTAATTCGAACGGCGTAGGGGAGGTCGTCCTCCGACATAGCTAGGAGCCGGCCGTTGAAGTATGTCAACGCCACGTTTGCCACGCCCATGCCACCACCTGAATCGGCTAGACCAATCGCGGTCCGGGCGTAGAAAAGGCCCAGCCTGGCCAGGCCAAGCCGGCCCTGCAGCTCACCAATTGGTTTGGGGAAAAATGGTTTCCCCAAACTGGCTTCTGCAAGGAGCCGGTTCGTTTTAGTGAACCGACATGCATAGCTGGCGGATTCTCCACCCTTCAGTGTGACGGCGTGGATCATGCCGTCGCCGTCGAAGAAGTGGTGGCCGCCAGTCGGTGGGAATAGCGTGTTGCCGCCATTTCGGAGGTAGACGCCTCGGATGCTTCTAGGGATGGTGCCGGTGACTTCCAAGCCGGTCTGGACCGGGACCTCTTGGACCGGGGCGTAGTTTCCTTGGAGTTGAACCGCCGGGTCAATCATCGGGTTCAAATTCTTATTCTTTTCTAATTTAATCAAGATTGAGTTCTCTACCATGTCGAGGGCCGCCGCCGCTAGTTTCTGAATGGGGCCTAGCGATGGCGGCGGAACGTATTCCGGTGAGAATTTGGTTGGGGAGAACGGCGGCGCTGGCGATGGAAGTGACTTCTTCAACGGATTGAGTAGAACGTTGCATGAAATAGGAGTTTTGGTGGTGGATTTGTGGGTGGAAGGAATAGAGGTGAAGAAAAGGTGGTGGGAGAGTGAGAGGTGCATTTTGGAATCTTAGTTGGGTGTGAGAAACAATGAGGACACAAAGGGTTGTAAGAAGAATGACAATATAATAAATACTTCAATGGGTTTTAAGAAGAATGACAATATAATATATACTAAATCTGTTCATTATTTAAAAAGccatttttatgaattttaaaatattatttaactTTTCCAATGGGTTTTAAGAAGAATGAGAATATAATATGTACTCAATCTATTCAATGTTTAAAAAGccatttttatgaattttaaaatattatttaacttttgaataaatgtggatgaaaaaagttaatggaacgTAAGTTCCATTTATAGTACTCCATTTGTCCGTCTTTAGGTAGTTGAGACATTTATTTTGAGTAcgtaatttaagaaattgatgtgttaaagGTTAATGTGGAGAGTAAAGTAAAACAAAGAATAAAATACTCATTCCGTCCCAAGAAAGATGACCTTCCTTTCCTTGGGCGACAagagattttatgcaattttattttgtgtgttaggtggagagagtaaattaaaagagaaggaataaagtagagataaaaaaaattttatttt contains:
- the LOC121763611 gene encoding 9-cis-epoxycarotenoid dioxygenase NCED6, chloroplastic-like; its protein translation is MHLSLSHHLFFTSIPSTHKSTTKTPISCNVLLNPLKKSLPSPAPPFSPTKFSPEYVPPPSLGPIQKLAAAALDMVENSILIKLEKNKNLNPMIDPAVQLQGNYAPVQEVPVQTGLEVTGTIPRSIRGVYLRNGGNTLFPPTGGHHFFDGDGMIHAVTLKGGESASYACRFTKTNRLLAEASLGKPFFPKPIGELQGRLGLARLGLFYARTAIGLADSGGGMGVANVALTYFNGRLLAMSEDDLPYAVRIRPDGDLETTGRYDFDGQLRNSMIAHPKVDPATGDLYSLSYNVISQPHLKFLKFDKNGKMTREVGISLQQPTMIHDFAMTQSHVVIPDHQMVFKLSEMIQGGLPVVHDPDKVSRFGVMSKIANHESMIQWIDVPDCFCFHIWNAWEEVDDHGHRVIVVINSCLTPMESLYFSDSNNPLKAELSEVRLNLDTGRSTRRVIVSGINLEGGQVDKHHLGKRTRYVYLAIAEPWPKCSGIAKVDLDTGDVAKYLYGSRKFGGEVCFVPNEDEDEDEEEGFLMSFLRDEEREKSELVILKASTMTQVASVKIPSRVPYGFHGTFISAQELAKQSLF